Proteins encoded within one genomic window of Gallus gallus isolate bGalGal1 chromosome 1, bGalGal1.mat.broiler.GRCg7b, whole genome shotgun sequence:
- the IL18R1 gene encoding interleukin-18 receptor 1 isoform b (isoform b is encoded by transcript variant 4) — MNFLEFWPVELGDSGNYFVTQSNGSLTIQNWTLNVLERNKSSCFNQNHLTTEIQSAGIGHSLKCSDLSVNENDSITWYKDCKRYENERGRELDFKTLSVQHSGIYTCKISISREGKIYHSTNTIRLVVEEDAPETVTLEIVGRNEEIQTEIGKEETLNCTGFLGYYIQEDASLYWWFNDTFPKKCSGIPEADPPICEEDLKKSHLGNKFYITRLLRIKKVREEDLHHNFTCKLQADEITHIKVVKLKKGNTRDLSMHVFTTGMILAVLFPCVAMAVVVVCVIFRVDLVLFYRNISQRDDTAGDGKEYDAFVSYLKDCVSTSEEEREFALRILPMILEENFGYKLCIFERDVSPGGAVVDDIHSFIDKSRRLIIILSQNYISDRAIYELESGLHKALVERKMKIILIEYMPISDYDFLPESLSLLPSKRVVKWKKDKSLPVNSRFWKTLRYLMPAKPTKSNTKGHCMNLDLGSEGTQPWTGDCDFSTVI, encoded by the exons CAATGGAAGTCTCACAATTCAAAACTGGACCTTGAATGtacttgaaagaaataaaagcagctgtttcAATCAGAATCATTTAACAACTGAAATTCAAAGTGCTGGAATTGGTCATTCATTGAAATGCAGTGATCTGTCTGTCAATGAAAATGACAGCATAACATGGTATaag GACTGTAAGAGATATGAAAATGAAAGGGGAAGGGAACTGGATTTTAAAACCTTATCAGTTCAGCACTCTGGTATATATACCTGCAAAATTTCCATCAGCCGTGAAGGAAAGATATACCACAGCACCAATACAATCAGGCTGGTAGTAGAAGAAG atGCACCGGAGACTGTAACTTTGGAGATAGTTGGACGGAATGAAGAAATTCAAACAGAAATAG GTAAAGAAGAGACACTCAACTGCACAGGTTTCTTGGGTTATTATATACAAGAAGATGCCAGCCTCTACTGGTGGTTTAATGATACATTTCCAAAAAAATGTTCAGGTATTCCTGAGGCTGACCCTCCAATATGtgaagaagatttaaaaaaatcaca TTTGGGAAACAAGTTTTATATCACAAGGCTTCTACGGATTAAAAAAGTAAGAGAGGAGGACTTACATCACAATTTCACCTGCAAATTGCAAGCTGATGAAATAACGCACATAAAAGTagtgaaactgaaaaaag GAAACACCCGAGATCTGTCCATGCACGTATTTACAACTGGAATGATCCTTGCTGTACTGTTTCCATGTGTTGCTATGGCTGTGGTAGTTGTCTGTGTGATATTCAGAGTAGACTTAGTTCTATTCTACAGAAACATAAGCCAAAGAGATGACACTGCTGGAG ATGGAAAAGAATATGATGCTTTTGTATCATACCTGAAAGACTGTGTTTCTACTagtgaagaagagagagaatttgCTTTGAGGATATTACCAATGATATTAGAAGAAAACTTTGGGTACAAGTTATGTATATTTGAGAGAGATGTATCTCCTGGAGGCG CTGTTGTTGATGATATCCATTCATTCATTGACAAAAGCCGAAGATTAATCATTATATTGAGCCAGAACTACATTTCTGACAGAGCCATATATGAACTTGAGAGTGGACTGCATAAAGCTCtagtagaaaggaaaatgaagattaTATTAATTGAATATATGCCTATAAGTGACTACGATTTCTTGCCAGAATCACTGTCTCTTTTGCCATCAAAGAGGGTTGTTAAGtggaaaaaagataaatctCTCCCTGTGAATTCCAGATTTTGGAAGACCCTTCGATACCTAATGCCAGCAAAACCTACCAAGTCAAACACCAAAGGACACTGTATGAATCTAGATCTAGGCTCAGAAGGGACTCAACCATGGACTGGAGACTGTGACTTTAGTACAGTTATATAG